In the genome of Paramisgurnus dabryanus chromosome 18, PD_genome_1.1, whole genome shotgun sequence, one region contains:
- the LOC135776859 gene encoding olfactory receptor 6C1-like, producing MENLTYFATYTLMEPRDSKSYRHLYFTCILFLYIMILFVNIWLIVVIVLERALHEPMYIFLCNLCLNDLYGTAAFYPKFLHDLLLDSYVIPSYFCALQAFVVYTYVMCEFSTLAVMAYDRHVAICKPLDYHSKLNRKSCGILLSLCWILPFLIMFIAIVLSNRLVPCKFQIEKLYCDNWSIVKLSCESTDTNNIYGFVFFTLYFGLVVVIMVSYIKLIIVCKASLECRRKFWQTCVPHLVSLINLTIAILFDNICNKYGSSDVPMSLRHFLALEMIMVPPLLNPLIYGLKLKEVRRRIFKMCNKWIRK from the coding sequence ATGGAAAATTTGACCTATTTTGCAACGTACACTCTCATGGAACCAAGAGACTCTAAATCATACAGACATTTATATTtcacatgcattttatttctgtatATTATGATATTGTTTGTTAACATTTGGCTcattgttgttattgttttggagAGAGCCCTTCATGAACCAATGTATATTTTTCTGTGCAATCTATGTTTAAATGATTTATATGGAACAGCAGCATTCTATCCTAAATTTCTGCATGATTTATTACTGGATTCATACGTGATCCCTTCTTACTTTTGTGCTTTGCAAGCTTTTGTGGTGTACACCTATGTAATGTGTGAATTTTCTACATTAGCAGTGATGGCGTATGACAGACATGTGGCCATATGCAAACCATTGGACTATCATTCAAAGCTGAACAGAAAGTCATGCGGTATATTACTTAGTTTATGCTGGATTTTGCCATTTCTTATTATGTTCATTGCAATTGTCTTGTCAAATAGGTTGGTCCCATGTAAGTTTCAAATTGAAAAATTGTATTGTGACAACTGGTCAATAGTAAAGCTCTCATGTGAATCAACTGATACTAATAACATTTatggatttgttttttttacattatattttggtcttgtcGTTGTAATTATGGTGTCCTATATAAAACTTATCATTGTATGTAAAGCATCTTTAGAGTGCAGAAGGAAATTTTGGCAGACCTGTGTTCCTCATTTGGTCTCACTGATAAATCTCACTATTGCAATCCTATTTGATAACATCTGTAACAAATATGGTTCAAGTGATGTCCCAATGAGTCTGCGTCACTTTTTGGCTTTAGAGATGATTATGGTGCCACCTCTACTTAATCCTTTAATATATGGTTTAAAACTTAAAGAGGTTCGCAGGAGAATCTTTAAAATGTGCAATAAGTGGATCAGAAAATAG